From Chryseobacterium sp. IHB B 17019, one genomic window encodes:
- a CDS encoding glycoside hydrolase family 43 protein gives MIKKTLLKYTLNIGLLFGGSWLSAQNPVIQTKFTADPAPMVYKDTVFLYTSHDEDDAFGFKMKDWLLYTSTDMVNWTDHGVVASLKDFKWTDPENGAWAPQVIERNGKFYIYCPMPGQRGIGVLVADSPYGPFKDPIGKPLVKNSSDDIDPTVLIDDDGQAYLYWGNPNLWYVKLNKDMISVDGSIVKDPSIAKVKDAPDPFHYQEGPWVWQRNGNYYMAYASTCCPEGIGYAMGKSATGPWEYRGMIMDSDKRSNGNHPGIIDYKGKTYVFGFNYNLGKQTISKHYERRSICVSEMIYNADGTIQKLPFWNPEGVKRIGVLNPYNKVEAETMAYSEGLKTEKMTEWERNNPYDTGKKITDRLVVSSINNGDYIKVQGVDFSKGTKFLEISVASMNGGSIEIHTDVLDGPISGTVQVTGKAEGDLFKTIKSPVKNITGVHDVYFVFKGNKDLFYFDWWKFSSN, from the coding sequence ATGATTAAGAAAACACTCTTAAAATATACTTTAAACATAGGATTATTGTTTGGCGGGTCGTGGCTTTCTGCGCAAAATCCTGTTATTCAGACAAAATTCACGGCAGATCCGGCACCGATGGTTTACAAGGACACTGTTTTTCTATACACAAGCCACGACGAAGATGATGCATTTGGATTTAAAATGAAAGACTGGTTGCTGTACACCTCAACTGATATGGTCAACTGGACCGATCACGGTGTTGTAGCTTCTCTAAAGGATTTTAAATGGACCGATCCCGAAAATGGAGCCTGGGCACCTCAGGTCATCGAAAGAAACGGCAAGTTTTATATATATTGCCCGATGCCCGGACAACGAGGAATCGGGGTTTTGGTGGCAGACAGTCCGTATGGTCCTTTTAAAGATCCTATCGGGAAACCTCTTGTGAAAAATTCCAGTGACGATATCGATCCAACCGTACTCATCGATGATGACGGACAGGCTTATCTGTACTGGGGAAATCCTAATTTATGGTATGTAAAGCTGAATAAAGATATGATTTCCGTGGACGGATCTATTGTAAAAGACCCGTCGATTGCCAAAGTAAAAGATGCTCCCGATCCTTTTCACTATCAGGAAGGTCCCTGGGTCTGGCAACGCAACGGAAACTATTATATGGCATATGCTTCAACGTGCTGTCCTGAAGGAATCGGGTATGCAATGGGCAAATCGGCAACCGGTCCGTGGGAATACAGAGGAATGATTATGGACAGCGACAAACGCTCCAACGGAAATCATCCCGGAATTATTGATTATAAAGGAAAAACTTACGTTTTCGGTTTCAATTACAATCTGGGAAAACAAACAATAAGCAAGCATTACGAGCGCCGTTCCATCTGTGTAAGCGAAATGATTTATAATGCCGATGGCACCATTCAAAAATTACCTTTTTGGAATCCGGAAGGCGTAAAAAGAATTGGAGTTTTAAATCCTTACAATAAAGTTGAAGCGGAAACCATGGCTTACAGTGAAGGCTTGAAAACAGAAAAAATGACCGAATGGGAAAGGAATAATCCCTACGATACCGGCAAAAAAATAACGGATCGTCTTGTTGTTTCATCAATTAACAATGGAGATTATATCAAAGTTCAGGGCGTTGATTTTTCGAAAGGAACAAAATTCCTGGAAATATCAGTTGCCTCAATGAATGGCGGAAGCATAGAAATCCATACTGATGTATTGGACGGACCGATATCAGGAACCGTTCAGGTAACAGGAAAGGCTGAAGGCGACCTCTTCAAAACGATTAAATCTCCGGTGAAAAATATAACAGGCGTTCACGATGTATACTTTGTATTTAAAGGAAACAAAGACCTTTTCTACTTCGACTGGTGGAAATTCAGTTCAAATTAA
- a CDS encoding glycoside hydrolase family 43 protein, with product MKNNTIKLIISSLLMGCAGIVTAQNPIIQTAYTADPAPMVYNDRLYVYTTHDEDDSTWFTMNNWKVFSTNDMVNWTDHGVILSYNDFDWAKRDAWAAQCIERNGKFFMYVPMISKTNNKGAIGVAVADSPFGPFHDPLGKPLVQSEWGDIDPTVFIDDDGQAHMYWGNPKLKYVKLNENMISYSGDIVEVPMTEEAFGKREGNPERPTKYEEGPWLYKRKNLYYLFWPGGPLPEFIGYSTSKSAQGPWKYGGIIMPAEGKSFTNHPGVIDFRGKTYFFYHNGALPGGSGFTRSVSVQELNFNKDGSISSFKMTNGIMKAIAAINPYSFNQAEMIAWSENVKSYQNKTAGVFIKAKKNGAYSSVKNVDFGKDGATTFSARVGTTHNSGVTMDVRLDSLDGPIAATVKVPLTGGDDRFETVTVNVSNKIAGLHNLYFVFNGKAEKDIMFLDYWLFSK from the coding sequence ATGAAGAATAATACCATAAAATTGATAATAAGTAGTTTACTGATGGGTTGCGCAGGAATTGTAACCGCGCAAAACCCCATCATTCAGACCGCCTATACTGCAGATCCTGCTCCGATGGTTTACAACGATCGATTATATGTTTACACGACGCACGATGAAGACGATTCTACATGGTTTACGATGAACAACTGGAAGGTATTTTCTACCAATGATATGGTGAACTGGACAGATCATGGCGTGATTCTTTCCTACAACGATTTCGATTGGGCAAAACGTGATGCCTGGGCAGCGCAGTGTATCGAAAGAAACGGAAAATTTTTTATGTATGTTCCGATGATCTCCAAAACCAATAATAAAGGTGCGATTGGAGTAGCGGTTGCCGATAGTCCGTTTGGGCCATTCCACGATCCGCTGGGAAAACCTTTAGTTCAGAGCGAATGGGGTGATATCGACCCAACAGTTTTTATTGATGATGATGGTCAGGCGCATATGTACTGGGGAAATCCGAAACTTAAATATGTAAAGCTGAATGAAAATATGATTTCCTATTCCGGTGATATTGTTGAGGTTCCGATGACTGAAGAAGCTTTCGGCAAAAGAGAAGGAAATCCCGAAAGACCTACCAAATATGAAGAAGGTCCGTGGCTGTACAAACGTAAAAATTTATATTATCTGTTCTGGCCGGGCGGTCCGCTTCCTGAATTTATAGGCTATTCGACGAGCAAAAGTGCACAAGGTCCGTGGAAATATGGCGGAATTATAATGCCTGCGGAAGGAAAATCCTTTACCAATCATCCCGGAGTGATTGATTTCAGGGGTAAAACCTACTTTTTCTATCACAACGGCGCATTGCCGGGAGGAAGCGGATTCACAAGATCAGTAAGTGTTCAGGAGCTTAATTTCAATAAAGACGGTTCCATTTCATCTTTTAAAATGACCAACGGCATTATGAAAGCAATTGCAGCCATTAATCCTTATTCATTCAATCAGGCGGAAATGATTGCCTGGTCAGAGAATGTAAAATCGTATCAGAACAAAACGGCGGGCGTTTTCATCAAAGCAAAGAAAAACGGTGCTTACTCAAGTGTGAAAAATGTTGATTTCGGAAAAGACGGCGCAACGACTTTTTCTGCAAGAGTCGGAACTACACATAACAGCGGTGTCACCATGGATGTTCGTTTAGACAGTCTGGACGGACCAATTGCCGCAACTGTAAAAGTTCCACTGACCGGTGGCGATGATCGTTTTGAAACGGTTACAGTTAACGTATCCAACAAAATTGCAGGCCTTCACAATCTTTATTTCGTCTTCAATGGTAAAGCGGAAAAAGATATCATGTTTCTTGATTATTGGTTGTTTTCAAAATAA
- a CDS encoding glycoside hydrolase family 97 protein, whose translation MKKVTLVFLLFISFCLLSEVKAQVTEVSSPDGKLKLNVFSEGGKAMYSVSFQGKTMLDKSPLGLITNESDFSKNLKFINTKKDLISKKYSNEKIKKSDIEYKANTLTVNFMNADQFNIGIEFQISDNNIAFRYDIPPMKDRFSAVVQSEVTGYRFPAQTTTFLSPMMKPMTGFARTAPSYESGYKADAELGTKADYGYVFPGLFHIGNEGWVLLSETGVNSLYCASHLETTSDKNLYRVAYPDTAENNGFGSSGSAISLPGKTPWRTITIGDSLKPIVETTIPFDVVEPLYEPSQKYQFGRSTWSWILWQDNSMNYDDQSLFIDLASKLGYEFILIDALWDKNIGKDRMKELIQYAKSKNVGVLLWYNSNGAANDAPMGPRNKMSSSVERKKEMKWLKEFGVKGLKVDFFGGDKQETMRLYEDILSDANDFGLTIIFHGATLPRGWEVMYPNYAGSEAVLASEMLYFSEDVRKQEAFFATLHPFIRNTVGSMEFGGTFLNRFLTKSNKDKNKRLTTDGFQLATAVLFQNPIQMFAVMPNNLTDVPKFQLDFMKSIPTLWDETIFIDGYPGKYSVIARRHQDQWYVAGVNAEKTVKKLKINLPMLVNKNLELINDDKNEATFKKSVSVNKKGEFEIEIQPNGGFVLTN comes from the coding sequence ATGAAAAAAGTAACACTCGTATTTCTATTATTCATAAGCTTCTGTCTTTTATCGGAAGTTAAAGCGCAGGTCACGGAAGTCTCCAGTCCGGACGGTAAGCTGAAGCTGAATGTATTTTCAGAAGGAGGAAAAGCAATGTACTCTGTAAGTTTTCAGGGAAAAACAATGCTCGACAAATCTCCGTTGGGACTGATCACTAATGAATCGGATTTTTCTAAGAATTTAAAATTCATCAACACTAAAAAGGATTTAATTTCCAAAAAGTACAGCAACGAAAAAATAAAAAAATCTGACATTGAGTATAAAGCGAATACGTTGACCGTCAATTTCATGAATGCAGATCAGTTCAATATCGGAATTGAGTTTCAGATTAGTGATAATAATATTGCCTTCCGATATGATATTCCGCCAATGAAAGACCGTTTCAGCGCTGTTGTACAATCGGAAGTTACAGGATACAGGTTTCCAGCTCAGACTACAACATTCCTATCGCCCATGATGAAGCCGATGACTGGTTTTGCCCGAACAGCACCAAGCTACGAGAGCGGTTATAAAGCTGATGCGGAATTGGGGACGAAAGCCGATTACGGTTACGTTTTCCCCGGGCTTTTTCATATCGGAAACGAGGGCTGGGTTTTACTTTCGGAGACCGGAGTGAACAGTTTGTATTGTGCTTCTCATCTTGAAACCACTTCAGATAAAAATCTTTACCGAGTTGCTTATCCGGATACGGCAGAAAACAATGGTTTCGGAAGTTCGGGATCAGCGATTTCTCTTCCGGGAAAAACACCGTGGAGAACGATTACGATTGGAGATTCGTTGAAGCCTATTGTGGAAACTACCATTCCTTTTGATGTGGTAGAGCCGCTTTACGAGCCTTCACAGAAATATCAGTTTGGACGTTCTACCTGGAGCTGGATTCTATGGCAGGATAACAGTATGAACTATGATGATCAAAGTCTGTTTATTGATTTGGCATCAAAACTCGGTTATGAATTCATTTTAATTGATGCGCTTTGGGATAAGAATATTGGGAAAGACAGGATGAAAGAACTCATTCAGTATGCAAAATCTAAAAATGTTGGAGTATTGCTTTGGTACAATTCCAACGGAGCCGCCAACGATGCGCCGATGGGACCGAGAAACAAAATGAGCAGTTCTGTCGAACGCAAAAAAGAAATGAAATGGCTGAAGGAATTTGGTGTAAAAGGCCTGAAAGTCGATTTCTTCGGAGGTGACAAACAGGAAACCATGCGTCTGTATGAAGATATTTTATCTGATGCCAACGATTTTGGTCTGACTATTATTTTCCACGGCGCCACTTTACCGAGAGGTTGGGAAGTAATGTACCCGAATTATGCAGGAAGTGAAGCCGTTTTAGCCTCAGAAATGCTTTATTTTTCAGAAGATGTCCGCAAGCAGGAAGCTTTTTTTGCCACCCTGCATCCGTTTATCAGAAATACGGTCGGAAGTATGGAATTTGGCGGAACTTTTCTCAATAGATTTTTAACGAAATCCAACAAGGATAAAAATAAAAGATTGACGACCGACGGATTTCAGTTAGCCACAGCCGTTCTTTTTCAGAATCCCATTCAGATGTTTGCGGTAATGCCGAACAATCTCACCGATGTTCCAAAATTCCAGCTTGATTTTATGAAAAGTATTCCGACGCTTTGGGATGAAACAATTTTCATCGACGGCTATCCAGGGAAATATTCGGTGATCGCAAGAAGACATCAGGATCAATGGTACGTGGCAGGAGTGAATGCAGAAAAAACGGTGAAAAAATTGAAGATTAATCTCCCAATGTTAGTTAATAAAAATCTGGAATTAATTAATGATGATAAAAATGAAGCCACGTTTAAAAAATCAGTTTCAGTCAATAAAAAAGGAGAGTTTGAAATTGAAATTCAGCCGAATGGAGGATTTGTGTTGACAAATTAA
- a CDS encoding glycosyl hydrolase 115 family protein gives MNRLTILFFFVLLFGAYSHIKATERFITTEKTNESILLKDKSVSISIFTNNNIDAGIMRAVKNLQSDFEKVTGTQPTFLNQISGINSPLIIIGTVGTKSVIDDLIKQKKIDGKSLNGKTEKYIIQNVSNPFPGVSEAIVIAGSDKRGTIYGIYEMSQQIGVSPWNYWADVPVETKENLYFKKGIYTDGEPAVEYRGIFLNDEEPSLGGWARATFGGINSKFYEKVFELILRLKGNYLWPAMWGKAFYDDDALSGPLANEMGIVMGTSHHEPMAQAQTDWHRYIKRNNLPNVWDYSKNSKVLQEFWKAGIVRSKNWEKLVTVGMRGDGDEAMGEGTNISLLENIVRDQRKIIQDVTGKNPSKTPQVWALYKEVQDYYDKGMRVPDDVILLFCDDNWGNVRKLPDLSKPLHKGGYGMYYHFDYVGGPRNSKWINISPIQRVWEQMNLSYEHKVDKVWVVNVGDLKPMEFPISFFLEMAWNPKQFNSKNLLEYTEKWAAQQFGEKHSKEIARMINLYAKYNRRVTPETLDSKTFSLENYNEFETVLNDYRALAVDALRLKDQIPAQYQDAYYQLVLYPIDACSNLYEMYYAVAKNKELAAKKDIQANDYADKVKECFERNAYLDNKYNNEIAHGKWTHMMDQMKIGYKAWFDGKANVMPEVTYISGADVPKEKVFAEKNGYVSIEAENFARMSNSGRIHWEIIPDFGKTKSGITTFPQNAYPKSDENIYLEYDINFESKGNFEVQLLLAPTLNFNHNKGLRYEISFDGGKPETVNFNGHYRGELGKWQSEHIIKSVTKHQISQPGKHTLRFRVLEPGIVLEKILIDTGGLKPSYLGAPQSDYSEK, from the coding sequence ATGAACAGATTAACGATACTATTTTTCTTTGTACTGTTGTTTGGTGCTTATTCTCATATAAAGGCAACCGAACGGTTTATCACAACAGAGAAGACTAACGAATCCATTCTTCTGAAAGACAAATCAGTCAGCATTTCAATATTTACAAACAATAACATCGACGCAGGAATTATGAGAGCGGTCAAAAATCTGCAGTCTGATTTTGAGAAAGTCACGGGAACTCAGCCCACATTTTTAAATCAGATTTCCGGAATCAATTCTCCTTTAATTATCATCGGAACAGTCGGAACAAAATCGGTGATTGATGATTTAATCAAACAGAAAAAGATCGATGGGAAATCATTAAACGGAAAAACAGAAAAGTACATCATCCAGAATGTAAGTAATCCGTTTCCGGGCGTTTCGGAAGCCATTGTGATAGCAGGTAGCGACAAGAGAGGAACCATTTACGGAATTTACGAAATGTCACAGCAGATTGGCGTTTCGCCCTGGAATTACTGGGCCGATGTTCCGGTTGAAACGAAAGAAAATTTATATTTCAAAAAAGGAATTTATACCGATGGAGAACCCGCCGTAGAATACCGCGGAATTTTCCTGAATGACGAAGAACCTTCACTCGGAGGCTGGGCAAGAGCCACTTTTGGCGGGATTAATTCTAAGTTTTACGAAAAGGTTTTTGAACTGATCCTTCGTCTGAAAGGTAACTATCTGTGGCCTGCCATGTGGGGGAAAGCATTTTACGACGATGATGCTTTGAGCGGACCATTAGCTAATGAAATGGGAATCGTAATGGGAACTTCACATCACGAGCCGATGGCGCAGGCGCAGACCGACTGGCACCGGTATATCAAAAGAAATAACCTTCCGAATGTCTGGGATTATTCTAAAAACTCTAAAGTGTTGCAGGAATTCTGGAAAGCCGGAATTGTAAGAAGTAAAAACTGGGAAAAGCTGGTCACAGTGGGAATGCGTGGCGACGGCGATGAGGCGATGGGAGAGGGAACCAATATTTCTTTGCTTGAAAACATCGTTAGAGATCAGCGCAAAATCATCCAGGATGTTACAGGTAAAAATCCAAGCAAAACGCCGCAGGTCTGGGCTTTGTACAAAGAAGTCCAGGACTATTATGACAAAGGAATGAGAGTTCCGGATGATGTAATTCTATTGTTTTGTGATGACAACTGGGGCAATGTGAGAAAGCTTCCGGATCTTTCAAAACCCTTGCATAAAGGCGGGTACGGAATGTATTATCACTTTGATTATGTGGGCGGGCCGAGAAATTCTAAATGGATCAATATCAGTCCGATTCAACGGGTTTGGGAACAGATGAATCTTTCGTATGAGCATAAAGTGGATAAAGTTTGGGTAGTCAACGTGGGCGACTTAAAACCAATGGAATTCCCAATCAGCTTCTTTTTGGAAATGGCCTGGAATCCGAAACAGTTTAACTCTAAAAACCTTTTAGAATATACCGAAAAATGGGCTGCACAGCAGTTTGGAGAGAAACATTCAAAGGAAATTGCAAGAATGATTAACCTGTATGCAAAATACAATCGCAGAGTAACTCCGGAAACGCTTGACAGCAAAACATTCAGCCTTGAAAATTATAATGAATTCGAAACGGTGCTGAACGATTACAGAGCGTTGGCGGTGGATGCATTACGTCTGAAAGACCAGATTCCTGCACAATATCAGGACGCCTATTATCAGTTGGTTCTTTATCCGATCGATGCGTGCAGCAATTTATATGAAATGTATTATGCCGTGGCTAAAAATAAAGAGTTAGCTGCCAAAAAAGATATTCAGGCCAATGATTATGCAGATAAAGTGAAAGAATGTTTTGAAAGAAATGCTTATCTCGACAATAAATATAACAATGAAATTGCCCATGGAAAATGGACACATATGATGGATCAGATGAAGATAGGTTACAAAGCATGGTTTGACGGAAAAGCAAATGTAATGCCTGAAGTGACTTATATTTCCGGGGCCGATGTACCGAAAGAGAAAGTATTTGCAGAAAAAAACGGCTATGTTTCTATTGAAGCGGAAAATTTTGCAAGAATGAGTAATTCAGGCAGGATTCATTGGGAAATTATTCCAGATTTCGGGAAGACAAAATCCGGGATCACTACTTTTCCACAGAATGCCTATCCGAAATCCGATGAAAACATTTACCTGGAATATGATATTAATTTTGAATCTAAAGGGAATTTTGAAGTTCAGCTCCTGTTGGCACCGACTTTAAATTTCAATCATAATAAAGGATTACGCTATGAAATTTCATTTGACGGAGGAAAACCGGAGACCGTCAATTTCAACGGACACTACCGCGGAGAATTAGGAAAATGGCAGTCGGAACACATCATTAAATCAGTGACAAAACATCAGATTTCACAACCTGGGAAACATACGTTGAGATTCAGGGTGCTGGAACCGGGAATTGTTTTAGAGAAAATACTGATTGATACGGGAGGTCTTAAACCAAGTTATCTGGGAGCTCCTCAGAGTGATTATTCAGAAAAATAA
- a CDS encoding T9SS type A sorting domain-containing protein has product MKKIFKLVLVMITGIAVSVQLNAQNLQAKVKIDKSIAYQKITGFGGFVCSPQFGYNHMTTTEIQKLWGAGSVAGYNIMRLYIPEQSSNWSAALATAQLAKSMGLTIFASPWTMPAEWKTNNHVNAVYTDPNGVQQVGYLKPEKYQDYALYLNSFVTYLQNNGVALDYISIQNEPDEMAQYQGCIWTPAQIASFVKNYGQLINCKVIAPESVGFTDNYANAFLDPLVMANFEVYGGHQYGSMQSVYKQFQNHNKEIWQTEYLINWNSPSSQTPRDFLWDTDGFTFAKSVNNALLGNVNAWIHYASKRYYGLMGDGSYGTVAGEMTKRGYILSQYAKNTTGKTRIDAKWETSTGTLEGSSYISLDGNQITLVVINSSSNTYDLKVDLPFFTTSGVQTTTSQSLNMTSSPFSFSTASFRPTVQVSPSSVMTFVFNKSGDRPLSLMTGGDVHYNKIETQLPTNSAFGTNYQLSGKTVTFYNSTPLISSNTDANSGYLNLDDRYNKLIFHVLNYTTSNLPTSSNTTLYYVDANGTVRNHNYGSVAFPAPGSGSFNLVFDISRAVLPYGCKGIIGLRSGNYSSILTLTLGDVYFNIGNERASKFAAAYSLTDSNLMDALENEYYTSVDFRDVTGNTSADTWINASANRNSIFYVNGSVSNTNVNVVSGNFCQNLSLSDLGKDFQVPFGFTANSAAYTRTFNGYGIVILPFQSAIPSGTTAYTMQPNSGSVICTQISNGVIPANTPVLINATGSKTFTGSGAVSTPKAITVNQINGVYQSIKVAAGGYVLKTENGVTGFYKVTAGNEPTVNSFQGYLTENNTYTDNFLPLSFATLKVDNIMAAKRDIILYPNPAKTEIFVDWKATDAVYLIIDAKGSTVSYNTKLTKGKNRIDISKLPTGVYFIEISGSGENIKTKFIKQ; this is encoded by the coding sequence ATGAAAAAAATCTTCAAATTAGTACTTGTAATGATTACAGGTATTGCAGTTTCAGTACAGCTGAATGCACAAAATCTGCAGGCAAAAGTAAAGATTGACAAGAGTATTGCTTACCAGAAAATAACAGGTTTCGGTGGCTTTGTCTGCAGTCCGCAGTTTGGGTACAACCACATGACGACCACAGAAATACAGAAGCTTTGGGGCGCAGGCAGTGTAGCAGGATATAATATCATGCGTCTTTATATTCCTGAACAAAGCAGCAACTGGAGTGCAGCCCTTGCGACAGCCCAGCTGGCAAAATCTATGGGACTTACCATATTCGCCAGCCCATGGACGATGCCTGCAGAATGGAAAACCAATAACCACGTGAACGCAGTATATACCGATCCAAACGGCGTACAGCAAGTCGGCTATCTTAAGCCGGAAAAATATCAGGATTATGCCCTGTATCTCAACAGTTTTGTGACCTATTTGCAAAATAACGGTGTTGCACTGGATTATATTTCTATACAAAATGAGCCCGATGAAATGGCTCAGTATCAGGGTTGTATCTGGACACCGGCCCAAATTGCAAGCTTTGTTAAAAACTACGGTCAGCTTATCAACTGTAAGGTCATTGCGCCGGAAAGTGTAGGTTTTACGGATAATTATGCCAATGCCTTCTTAGATCCTCTGGTAATGGCAAATTTTGAAGTGTACGGAGGTCATCAGTACGGTTCCATGCAGTCTGTTTATAAGCAGTTTCAGAATCATAACAAAGAAATATGGCAGACAGAATATCTGATCAACTGGAATTCTCCCAGCAGCCAGACGCCAAGAGATTTTTTATGGGATACCGATGGTTTCACGTTCGCAAAAAGTGTCAATAATGCGTTGCTTGGAAATGTAAATGCGTGGATTCATTACGCTTCAAAAAGATATTACGGACTGATGGGAGACGGCTCATACGGAACCGTTGCCGGGGAAATGACCAAAAGAGGATATATTTTATCCCAATATGCTAAAAATACCACAGGCAAAACCAGAATTGATGCAAAATGGGAAACCTCAACCGGAACGTTGGAAGGTTCTTCTTATATTTCGTTGGACGGCAACCAGATCACCCTTGTTGTTATCAATTCCTCTTCAAATACCTATGATCTTAAAGTTGATCTGCCATTTTTTACGACTTCGGGAGTCCAGACCACCACGTCACAATCCTTGAATATGACTTCATCACCTTTTTCTTTCAGTACGGCGAGTTTTCGTCCGACGGTTCAGGTCAGCCCTTCCAGTGTAATGACTTTTGTTTTTAATAAAAGTGGCGACAGACCGTTATCATTAATGACGGGTGGTGATGTTCATTATAATAAAATTGAAACTCAGCTCCCGACCAATTCAGCATTTGGGACTAATTATCAGCTGAGCGGAAAAACGGTTACGTTCTATAATTCCACTCCGTTGATAAGCTCAAACACAGACGCCAACAGCGGATATTTAAATCTTGACGACCGTTACAATAAGTTAATTTTTCATGTATTAAACTATACAACGAGCAACTTGCCGACTTCTTCCAATACGACATTATATTACGTTGATGCCAACGGAACGGTAAGAAATCATAATTATGGCAGTGTCGCATTTCCTGCACCGGGTTCGGGAAGTTTCAATCTGGTATTTGATATTTCCAGAGCAGTTCTTCCGTATGGCTGCAAAGGAATTATTGGACTTCGAAGCGGAAATTACAGCTCCATTCTTACCCTCACGTTAGGTGATGTTTATTTCAATATAGGTAATGAGAGAGCGTCAAAATTTGCAGCGGCTTACTCGCTTACCGACAGTAATCTTATGGATGCCCTGGAAAATGAATATTATACATCCGTAGATTTCAGAGATGTTACAGGAAACACATCGGCAGATACCTGGATTAATGCTTCTGCCAATCGTAACAGTATTTTTTATGTGAACGGAAGTGTCAGCAATACTAATGTCAATGTAGTTTCAGGCAATTTCTGTCAAAATCTTAGTCTTTCTGATTTGGGTAAAGATTTTCAGGTACCTTTTGGTTTTACAGCAAATTCTGCTGCGTATACAAGAACCTTCAATGGATACGGAATCGTTATTTTACCTTTTCAGTCAGCCATTCCTTCGGGAACTACAGCATATACAATGCAGCCAAATTCAGGAAGTGTAATTTGTACTCAGATTTCTAATGGGGTTATTCCTGCGAATACTCCTGTGTTAATCAATGCTACAGGAAGTAAAACATTCACAGGATCAGGCGCTGTATCTACACCAAAAGCAATTACAGTCAATCAGATAAATGGTGTTTATCAATCTATAAAAGTGGCCGCGGGAGGATATGTACTGAAAACAGAAAACGGTGTTACAGGATTTTATAAAGTAACAGCGGGCAATGAACCAACAGTCAATTCATTCCAGGGATATCTTACTGAAAACAATACATATACGGATAATTTTCTTCCATTGAGCTTTGCTACATTGAAAGTTGATAATATAATGGCAGCGAAAAGGGATATTATTTTATATCCAAATCCAGCCAAAACCGAAATTTTTGTTGATTGGAAAGCGACTGATGCAGTTTATTTAATTATTGATGCAAAAGGAAGTACAGTTTCTTATAATACAAAACTGACCAAGGGTAAAAACAGAATTGATATTTCAAAACTTCCTACAGGAGTATATTTTATTGAAATTTCCGGTTCAGGAGAAAACATTAAAACTAAATTTATAAAACAATAA